The Mixta hanseatica genome includes a region encoding these proteins:
- a CDS encoding dicarboxylate/amino acid:cation symporter: MKTSLFKSLYFQVLTAIAIGILLGHFYPELGAQMKPLGDAFVKLIKMIIAPVIFCTVVTGIAGMESMKAVGRTGAVALLYFEIVSTIALIIGLVVVNVIQPGAGMNVDPATLDAKAVAVYAQQAEQQGVVAFLLDVIPGSVIGAFASGNILQVLLFAILFGFALHRLGDKGTLIFNVIESFSKVIFGIINMIMRLAPIGAFGAMAFTIGKYGVGSLVQLGQLIICFYITCILFVVLVLGTIARVTGFNIFKFIAYIKEELLIVLGTSSSESALPRMLDKMEKLGCKKSVVGLVIPTGYSFNLDGTSIYLTMAAVFIAQATNSHMDIFHQITLLVVLLLSSKGAAGVTGSGFIVLAATLSAVGHLPVAGLALILGIDRFMSEARALTNLVGNGVATIVVAKWVDQLDEKQLRDELSPAKKAKKIPGASV, translated from the coding sequence ATGAAAACTTCTCTGTTTAAAAGCCTGTATTTCCAGGTACTCACCGCGATAGCCATCGGTATCCTGCTTGGGCACTTTTACCCCGAGCTGGGCGCGCAAATGAAACCGCTGGGTGATGCTTTTGTAAAACTGATCAAAATGATTATCGCGCCAGTGATTTTTTGTACCGTCGTCACCGGTATTGCCGGGATGGAAAGTATGAAAGCGGTGGGCCGCACCGGCGCGGTGGCACTACTCTATTTTGAAATCGTCAGTACCATCGCGTTGATTATCGGTCTGGTGGTGGTGAATGTCATCCAGCCGGGCGCAGGCATGAATGTCGATCCCGCCACGCTGGATGCCAAAGCGGTAGCGGTTTACGCCCAACAGGCAGAGCAGCAGGGCGTGGTGGCCTTCCTGCTGGATGTCATTCCCGGCAGCGTGATCGGCGCTTTTGCCAGCGGCAATATTTTGCAGGTGCTGTTATTCGCCATTCTGTTTGGCTTTGCGCTGCACCGTCTGGGCGATAAGGGCACGTTGATTTTTAACGTAATCGAAAGCTTCTCAAAGGTTATTTTCGGCATCATCAATATGATTATGCGCCTTGCGCCGATTGGCGCATTCGGCGCGATGGCCTTCACCATCGGTAAATATGGCGTCGGCTCGCTGGTGCAGCTGGGCCAGCTGATTATCTGCTTCTACATCACCTGTATTCTGTTCGTGGTGCTGGTACTGGGCACCATCGCCCGCGTCACCGGTTTTAACATTTTTAAATTCATCGCTTATATCAAAGAAGAGCTGCTGATTGTGCTCGGCACCTCCTCCTCGGAATCTGCGCTGCCGCGCATGCTGGATAAGATGGAAAAGCTGGGCTGTAAAAAATCGGTGGTCGGGCTGGTTATTCCTACCGGCTACTCCTTTAACCTCGACGGCACCTCCATTTACCTGACGATGGCGGCGGTATTTATCGCCCAGGCCACTAACAGCCATATGGATATCTTCCATCAGATTACCCTGCTGGTGGTGCTGCTGCTTTCTTCGAAAGGAGCGGCGGGCGTCACCGGCAGCGGCTTTATCGTGCTGGCCGCCACGCTCTCTGCAGTAGGCCATTTGCCGGTCGCCGGGCTGGCGCTGATTCTGGGTATCGACCGCTTTATGTCTGAAGCGCGTGCGTTAACCAATCTCGTCGGTAACGGCGTGGCGACCATCGTAGTGGCGAAATGGGTTGATCAGCTCGATGAAAAACAGCTGCGTGATGAACTCTCGCCGGCGAAAAAAGCGAAAAAAATACCGGGAGCCTCGGTGTAA
- a CDS encoding M16 family metallopeptidase yields MQGTRKRLMVGGLLLAAVSGTLQAETLQPDPAWQQGKLDNGFKWQLLSTPQRPNDRVEIRLMVNTGSLMENAQQTGFSHLLPRLAMVHSTALDPAQQRSLWQQGMDPDRPLPPAVTSYEFTLYNLSLPNNRPELLKDALSWLSATAGKMSINQQVVSTALNADDPIASWPLNPRDVWWRYRLKGSTLLGHDPAEQPKSPVDFNQLDSFYKQWYTPDAMTLFVVGNVDSRALSEQINKTFSPLTGKRDMPAPVPTLSPLPPQPVALVNPSLKQDRLSLIWDMPWQPIRDSQNLIRYWQSDLAREALFWHVQRVLSDSKAQGVQVGFDCRVLYQRAQCAISMDSSAETLEKNMNLIAHELANVRDNGLPQSEFDALMAQKTSELNKLFATYARTDTDVLMSQRLRSQQNAVVDIAPEQYQKYRQDFLNTLTLNALNQELRQQLSQELTMSLMQPQDEPEANINALHESWQKIMAPPAPVVATQEEGKAEVSDIPAPQS; encoded by the coding sequence ATGCAGGGCACCAGAAAGCGTCTTATGGTGGGTGGGTTGTTGCTGGCGGCCGTCAGCGGCACATTGCAGGCTGAAACACTACAACCCGATCCCGCCTGGCAGCAGGGCAAACTAGATAACGGCTTTAAGTGGCAACTTCTCAGCACGCCGCAGCGCCCTAACGATCGCGTGGAAATCCGTCTGATGGTGAATACCGGATCGCTGATGGAAAATGCCCAGCAAACCGGCTTCAGCCATCTGCTGCCTCGCCTGGCGATGGTGCATAGCACCGCTCTCGATCCGGCGCAGCAGCGTTCGCTCTGGCAGCAGGGCATGGATCCCGATCGACCCTTGCCGCCAGCGGTCACATCCTATGAATTCACACTGTATAATCTTAGCCTGCCTAATAACCGCCCGGAACTGTTAAAGGATGCGTTGAGCTGGCTCTCCGCCACGGCGGGCAAAATGTCGATTAACCAGCAGGTGGTCAGCACCGCGCTTAATGCGGACGATCCTATTGCCAGCTGGCCGCTGAACCCGCGTGACGTTTGGTGGCGTTATCGCCTGAAAGGCTCCACGCTGCTGGGCCATGATCCTGCCGAGCAGCCTAAATCGCCGGTTGATTTCAATCAGCTCGATAGCTTCTATAAGCAATGGTACACGCCTGATGCGATGACGCTCTTTGTGGTCGGCAATGTAGACAGCCGGGCCCTTAGCGAGCAAATCAACAAAACTTTCTCGCCGCTGACCGGCAAACGCGATATGCCCGCGCCGGTGCCGACGCTCTCGCCGCTGCCGCCACAGCCGGTTGCGTTGGTCAATCCCAGCCTGAAGCAGGATCGCCTGTCGCTGATCTGGGATATGCCCTGGCAGCCCATCCGCGATTCACAAAACCTTATCCGCTACTGGCAGAGCGATCTGGCGCGCGAAGCGCTGTTCTGGCACGTTCAACGCGTACTGAGCGACAGCAAAGCGCAGGGCGTACAGGTTGGCTTTGATTGTCGCGTGCTCTATCAACGGGCGCAGTGCGCTATCAGCATGGATTCCAGCGCGGAAACGCTGGAGAAAAATATGAACCTGATTGCGCATGAGCTGGCTAATGTGCGCGATAACGGCCTGCCGCAGTCGGAGTTTGATGCGCTGATGGCGCAGAAAACCAGCGAGCTGAATAAACTGTTCGCTACCTATGCGCGTACCGACACCGATGTGTTAATGAGCCAGCGCTTGCGTTCGCAGCAAAACGCCGTGGTGGATATCGCGCCGGAGCAGTATCAAAAATATCGACAGGATTTCCTGAATACCCTGACGCTGAACGCGTTGAATCAGGAGCTACGCCAGCAGCTGTCGCAGGAACTGACGATGTCGCTGATGCAGCCGCAGGACGAGCCGGAAGCTAATATCAACGCGCTGCATGAGAGCTGGCAGAAAATCATGGCCCCGCCGGCGCCGGTTGTCGCTACGCAGGAAGAGGGGAAAGCGGAAGTTTCAGATATTCCGGCGCCGCAGTCATAA